Genomic segment of Yoonia sp. R2331:
AGTGATGCCGCGATCCTTTGGGTTGTTGATGAAGCAATCCCGCACATGGAACGTCAGCCCGTCAGGCGCCATGATGATCCCGCTGCATTCATCCGAACATTGGAACTCGATGTCGTCCAGAATGAACTGGCTGAGGCTGTCGTAGCCGGAGAAGTCCAGCAGGTAGGCAAAGCGCCGGAAGGTATAGTTTTGCGTACCCGCTGCGTCATATAGCGGTTGGCTGATGTTCACCGTCGCGGCCCCCACGTTGACGGATGTCACATAGACTTCTCGGCCCACGCCAGAGCCTTCGACCAGCGCCCCAACCTTGACGTTGGCGACGTTGACCACGTTGGTCAGGCGCTTTTCATTGGTGCCGGGGGTATAGCGTGCCTGACTGTTGATGGTGTTTGTGTTCCACGCATTACCTGTGACCGACTGAAACTGCCCATTGCGGATCACGCGACGCGTGGCAAAGCTGGTGCGATCCGGGTCGCAACCCTGCATATCAAGCGGTTCTGTCAGCGAAATCCGCCGCCCACACAGATCAAGCGATTCATGATCAGCAAAGTTGATCAGCGCCTGATAGGCCTTTTTGAACGCTTCCTCTTCATCGCCAAAAGCATCGACATAGGTCTGATAGTTGAAGTCTTTGCGCAGGATGAAATGCTTACCACGGGTCTGGTCGACCGTGCCTTCAAACCGGATCCGGTTTTCAATGGTGACGTTCTTGGTCAACTTGAAAACACCGGCGGGCACCAGAATTTCGCGCCCATCTGCAGCAGCATCCGCTGCTTCAAACGCATCGGAATCGTCTGTGCTGCCATCGCCTAACGCGCCATAGTCCCGCACATCGACCATCGCCATCATATCGCGCTGGAAAGCACTTGTGATGTCAACAATCTGAATGTCATCGACCCGGACAAGCCCGCCGCTATTGCCTGTCAGATCAATGCCAAAGTGGCCATAAGCGGCCTCGGGCCAGATCAGATCAACACCATTGCGGTCACCGGTGCCCACGATTGCCGAAATTTCGACCACCTCGCCATAGGTGGTCAGTGGCGTGGCAGGACCCACAGACGTTGCAACACTGGCAGAGCCGCCACCTGCTGCCCCGGCCCACCCTGCGATCCGCACATTAGGCAACGGGCCTGCCACCGCCTTGACCTGCGCGGTGATCTGCAAATAACAGCCCGGCAAGATTGGCGTTTCCGCCATGTAGCGGACTTTTTGGGTGTTGTTGGTCTTTTGCACCTCAAGGCAACCGCCAAAATCCTGATCGGCGCTGACGAAAACACCGGTGCCGCTTCCCGCATAGGTGTCTGACCCCGGTGTGCCATTGCCGCTTGACCAGACACTCAAGCCTGCCGCAAAGGGCAGCGGCATCAGCACGATCCCGTCAGTAATTGCCTTGTTCATGAAAAATCCCTCGCCCGGACGCAGGTCAGTGCCGGGCGCGGGCCCGGTGCACATCCGCGTATGTTTGAAAAAGACCGCACCGGATGTCGGGCAGTCACCGGGATCAGGGATAAGGCTTGCGCGTAAAGAACCGCTAAGACCACCGTGACGGTGGCCGAAGTTGATCAGGCCGACAATTCAGGCGCTGGCACCACGCTGACACCATTGATCTTCCAACCGGCGTCTGTTTCCAGCATCGCATAGGACAGCACCCACCCTGCCCCTTCTGCATCACGAATAAACACCTTTTGCAGCACCAACTGGCCCGAACCTTCAAGTTCCATGAAGGCGGCGTCGCGATTGTCCCAGACCATCGGATAGCCCTGTTCAACCATCTGCCCGAACCGTGCGGAATTGCCGAACATGCCCTGGATCATCGGGCTGGCATGTTCCCAGGCGGCGGCAACGTCACGGTCGGTAAAGGCCTGCAATTGCTGGCCGATCACATCCTCAATCGCCTTGTTATCCTGCGCCTGCACTGGCACGGCGAAGGCCCAAAAGGCCAGGATCATCGCAAAAAAACGCATCAGACTTCCTCCTGCTGTCTTTCTAGATACGCAAGACAACGACCAGAGGTTTCATTTCTTCTTCTTTGTGGGCTTTGGTTTCAACGTTCCTGCAAAGGCCACTGACCGGGAAAACCACGCGGCAAGGGCGACTTCGTCGGCCAAAAGCGCATCAGAAACAGCCACATAACCATTCATCACCGCATTGTGGCGGATCACCGGGGAGGCATCCCAGTCCGCGCCATAGTCAGCGATGTCGTCTTTGGACATGCGCAGGCACATCTCACAGTCCGGGCCGACAAAGCTGAACATGTTGCCGTTCATCGCCGTATAGGCGCTGGTCTTGCCCTTGCGCACGAGGTCGGGATGCGCCGCGATCAGGCGATCATAGATTGCGATGACAGTGTCCCGGTCCATGGCCATGCTGCAAGCTTAGCACAGTTCCCCTTTCACATCACGCAGCGTTGTGGTGGGGTCAGCGCAACAACAAGGAAAGGGACAACTTATGTCAATTCTCAAACGCGGGATGAAGGGCGCGCCGGTCAAACGGCTGCAGGAAAAACTGGGGATCGACGCGGATGGCGCATTTGGGCCCGGCACCGAACGGGCGCTGAAGGACTATCAAAAGGCCAACGATCTTGTCGTGGATGGCATCGCGGGTCCTGACACCTTTACCGTAATCGGCTTGCCTGAATTGATCCTGCTGCGTGTCGGTTCTCGGGGTGAGGCGGTCAAGCTTTTGCAAATGGACCTTGGGATCGAGGCAGACGGCAAATTCGGCCCCGGTACCAAAAAGGCCGTACAGGCCTTCCAGACCGCCAAGGGTCTGCCGGCTGACGGGATTGCGGGGCCAAACACCTTGTCACAGATGCTGATGTTCGCCGGCATGATGACCCCACAAACCGTGAAACTGGCAGAGGTGAAGCCCGAAGAGGAACACTTTGAAAGCGAGCCTTTGCCAGAGGTCAAAGGTGTTGAACCCGTCAAGGGCGAGGCCGTCGAAGTGGCCGAAACCTCGGAAGAGAAATCGGTTTGGGGCAAGGTCAAGGGCTGGTTCGGCTAAGGCGCACCCCTCGCGCGATTGGAACGTGACTGCCCTTATGTGCTATGGTGCTTCTTACCTTGCATATGGGGGCACATGGGGGCACGCCGCATGACACAAACGGATAAAGCCAGGAACATTCTTGCACAGATCGACCCGGTCGCCCCCAAAATGGGCGCGATCAAGTCACTCGCCACGGCGATCAAGAAAGACCACGCACTGGCAACAGAACTGTGGGCGGGCGGTGGCTTTGGCCCGCGCCTTTTGGCCCTGCTCATCATGGACAAGATGCAGCTTGGCCAGCCCGCGATCGAGGCTTTGGCCGATGACATGGCGCGCCACTCCAACGACGAGCGTGACAAATTGTCAGAATGGCTGCTTGCGCATCAATTGACCAAAGCGAAGAAGACCGCTGCACTGATCGAGACGTGGCAGGACCATCCCTCGCCCGTGTTGCGCCGCCTGTATTGGTACCATCAGGCCCGCCTGCGCTGGACGGGCAAGATCCCGCCCAACAACACCGCCGCGCTGATGGCAAAACTAACATCAGACCTTGGGTCTGAGGACCCGCAGGTCCAATGGGCGATGAACTTTACCGCCGGGCAGATTGGTATCTATAATGATGCGTTTCGCGATGCCTGCATCAAGCTTGGCGAACGCACTGGCCTTTATAAGGGCGATCCCGTGGCGCGCGGCTGCACACCCAACTACCTGCCAGAGTTCATTGCGATTGAACGTGCCAAGTTGCAGTAGCCGCTCTGACCACGCGCAAGCATTGCTTACGCTTCGGCCAACCGCCCCTCGATCAGCGCAATGGTCTCGTCGACGCCGTAAAGTGCGATGAAACCGCCGAACCGCGGCCCTTGGGATGCGCCCAGCAGCACCTCATAAAGAGCCGTGAACCAGCTGCGCAGCGGGTCAAAGTCATGCGCTTTGCCGACGGCAAAGACCTCTGACTGCAAGGCTTCGGCATCCAATCCGCCGTCCCATGCCTTCAGCCTGGCCACCAGATCTTCCATCGCGGCGCGTTCCTTTTCGTCGGGCGCGCGATAGACCTTTGTAGGCTTCACAAAGTCATTATAGTAGCGAACCGCAAAACCGGCGGCCTGATCCATCTGCGGGTTCTTTTCCGCCGACGCGTCGGGCGCATAACGCTGAATGAAGCCCCAGAGCGTATCCTTGTCCTCTGCCCCGGACACCGACGCGAGGTTCAGTAGCATCGCGAACGGCACCACCATGTCGGACGCAGGCACATTGTGGCCGTGGATGTGGAACACTGGGTTATTTGTCCGTGCTGCGGTGTCCTGATCGGCATAGGCGCGCAGCTGCTGATGATATTCATCCACCGCCTTGGGGATCACATCAAAGTGCATCCGCTTGGCCGTCTTGGGCTTGAGGTACATGAAATAGCTCAGGCTTTCGGTGCTGGCATAGGTCAGCCACTCATCAATCGAAATCCCGTTGCCCGAAGACTTGGAAATCTTCTGGCCGTTCTCATCGAGGAACAGCTCATAGCTGAAATGCTCAGGCTTCTTGCCGCCCAATATCTCGCAAATCCGGTCATAGATCGCAGTATTGGTGGCGTGCTCTTTGCCGTACATCTCAAAATCGACGTCAAGCGCGGCCCAGCGCGCGCCAAAATCGGGCTTCCACTGCAACTTCACATTGCCGCCAGTGACCGGCAGCGTCCATTCGCGACCGTCTTCGTCGTCAAAGGTCACCGTGTGGTTGACCGGGTCAACGTTCTTCATCGGCACATAAAGCACCCGACCGGTCTCTGGATGGATCGGCAGAAAGATTGAATAGGTCGCGGCACGTTCTTCGCGCAGCGACTTTAGCATGACCTTCATCACATCGTCATAACGCTCTGCGGCACGCTTGAGCACCTCGTCAAACTGACCAGAGCGGTAGAACTCGCGCGCCGAATAAAATTCGTATTCAAACCCGAAGGTGTCCAGAAACCGCCGCAGCATCGCGTTGTTATGGTGTCCAAAACTCTCGAACTCGCCAAAAGGATCGGGCACAGAGGTCAACGGCTTGTGCATATGTTCGGCCAGCATGTCCTGTTGCGGCACATTGCCCGGCACTTTGCGCATGCCATCCAGATCGTCCGAAAAGCAGATCAGCTTGGTCGGAATATCCGAGATCACCTCGAACGCGCGCCGGATCATGGTGGTGCGCAGCACCTCACCAAAGGTGCCGATGTGCGGCAGCCCTGACGGGCCATAGCCGGTTTCGAACAGCACATGATCCTTGCCCGAGGCTTCCACACGTTTGAGCAAGCGGCGTGCTTCTTCGAAGGGCCACGCCTTGGAATTCATCGCTGCTTCGCGCAAACTGGTCATTGGAATATCTCACTTCACCTGCGGCCCCGATGGCCACATTCGCGCACTCCCTATTGCGAGCGCCCGCGCGCGTCAATAAATGGGATGCATTGGCGACGAAAGGACACCCAATGACCATAGAACACCCCATGTCAGCACAGGATGCCCTTGCAGCACTGATGTTCGCCATGTCTGCGTCTGATGCCGACATCCGCACCGCTGAGTTGGTGAAGATCAACAACGCCATCAATAACCTGCCGGTATTTGCCGATTACGACACCGACCACCTGTCGCGATTGACCCAATTGGTGTTTGACCTTTTTGAACAGGAAGACGGGCTGGAGGCGCTGTTTGGCCTTGTGCGCGAGTGCCTGCCTGAAAAGCTCTATGAAACGGCCTATGCGCTGTCGTGTGACGTGGCCGCAGCTGATGGCGCCATTGGCGAGGCAGAGGCGCGGTTGCTGGAAGAAATCCGGTACGAGCTGAATATCGACCGCCTGCATGCCGCCGCGATCGAGCGAGGCGCGCGCGCGCGTCATATGACCCTTTAGGTTCCGCCCAGATCACCCATCAGCGCCCAGCGCTGCAAGATATCCTGCTGCAATCGCTTGGCCTTGGTGTTGAACGTGATTGACCCGGCGGGCTGTTCGTCGCCTGCGGCCTTGCCGCGCGCGCGGGCATCAAGGTCTGCTGCAAAGATCGCAAAACTTAGCGTGCGACCGCCTGACGTCGTTAAATAGCCCGCCAGCGTTGATACAAAGTTCAGCGTACCCGTCTTGGCGCGCACGTCGCCCGGCGCATCCTTGATCGGCCGCCCTTCGCTGTCGCGCATCGTGATCGACTTCAGGATCGGCGACAGCCGCCCGCGCACATCCTGCGCGTTTAGCAGCGTCACCATGTCGCTTGCCGAGATCCGCGACTGATCACCAAGGCCGGAATGATCCACAAACGCGGGCGTAATCCCTGCACGCGCCGTGGCCCAGCGCGTCATACCCAGCGCAGAAGTCCGCAAACCGCGCCGCTGCCCAGTCAACGCAGCACTCGCCGTCATACCCGCCGCCTCTGCCGTCAGGTTGGTCGAGAACCGCAACATCGCGCGCATGACGCCGGTCAGCGAATCGCTTTCATGATCTGCCAGCACCTGCGCGTCTGGAAGTGTGGGAATCCGCGTGGCGACAGGCAGATCCAGCCCGTGATCCTTCATAAAGGTGCGAAAGACATCGCCTGCATAAAGCGCAGGGTAACGCACCGGCAACCAACGCGACCCGGCCTTACCAAGCGCGCCACGCGCGACGGTCCATTGGTCAACACCACCGCCGTCCTGATAGGCGTAAACCGGGCTCGTCCGATCAGCGAGCCGCATCCGCGCGATACTGACTGGGGGCCGCAATGTCTCGCTTCGAGCGTCCATCGCAACGGCATAGCTTGACCCTTCGCGTTTCCACTCAAAATGGACCCGATTGAAGTTCAGGTTCAGCCCCGACACCGCAGGGTTGTAGCCCAGATGGTCCAACTGGGTGTCGTCAATCTCTTCAACCCCCGGTAGCGCACCGCCCCAGACCAGAAACTTCCCGGTGACCTCTTTCAGCCCGGTCGCCTCCAGCGTTTCGGATAGCGCATAAAGGTCATCAGTCAGCAGATTGGGGTTGCCGCCACCCGCAAGGATCAGATCGCCGTCCAGCGCGCCGTTCATAATTGGTGCAGTACCATAGACCGTTGTCTTGAAACGATAATCGCCGCCCAAGGCTTCAATCGCATAAAGCGCGGTGACAGCTTTGGTCACGCTCGCCGGTGGCCGGGCGGTTGCGCCGTCGATGGCTTCCAGAATTTCGCCCGTCTCGGCATCAGCGATCACAAACCCAACTTGACCGTCCAATCCTGCGGCTGCGATCATGTCTGCTGTGCTCAGCCGCGCGCGCGGCCTGACACGGGGCAAATTGCTTTGCCGTGCCTGTGGGCGCAAAGATGTCAGCGGCGCATTGGCAAGTGCGGTGCTGCCAAAAAGGCTTAGCCCAGCAATCATCGCGCGGCGTGTCAGCTTGGTTGTCATGCCTGGACCCTAGCCATGCCGTGACCTGATGTTCAACCACACAACCATCACGCTGACGCGACCCATTCGCCACGCCGCCGGATCGCGGTCGAGGATTGGGCGTTCATCGGTAAATTGACAAAGCACCAGGCCGGCGCGTCCGCCCGCGCCAGCAACCGTGATCCGCGTGCGGGTATCTTGGCGCAGCGATAGACGCGCGCGGCCTTGGACAAGCGCGCCGGGACCCGGTCGCCAGGACGCGCCAGCACACCAACCGGGACATTTTCCATGATCTGACGCCAGCTTTGCCAGCGATGAAACTGCACCAGATTGTCCGCACCCATCAGCCAGACAAAGCGCACACCGGGATACATCTGTTGCAAAGCGCCCAATGTCTCAGCTGTAAAACGCGTCCCGATCCGCGCCTCGATATCCGTTACCACGACATCCGGGTGCTGCATCACCGCGCGCGCGGCTTGCAGGCGGACAGGCAGTGGCGCAGGTCCATTGGTTTTCAACGGATTACCCGGCGTGACAAGCCACCAGACGCGGTTTAGCCCAAACCGCTTCAAAGCGGCCTGCGTGATCTGCACATGGCCCTGATGCGCAGGATCAAATGACCCGCCAAGCAGTCCAATCACCTGCCCCCGCCGGGCCACTGGAAAATCCTGTCTCATGCCGCGTCTCAAACAACCTGCCCGTCAATCTGTAAAGCCGAATGTGCGAGGAAACCACCACGAGTTAACCCGCAGGTAAGGGTCCCGGCGCTATGTCGGGACTTGAGATAGCCAGGAATTGCCATGACTGCATCACCCCTGATCATCGCTGCATTGCTGACCGCCTGCGCGGGTCTGCTGGTGTTTGCTTGGCGGTCACGGCAAAAGGTTACAGCCCTTGAAACGACGCTGACCAAGGTGGAATCCACCGCGGCAAAAGATCGGCGCGAGGCTTCATTTTTTCGGATCGCCTGTTCCAACACAGATGATGGCTTGGTCGTACAGGGGCTTGATGGGCGGATCCTTTGGGTCAATCCGGCCTATTGCAAGATCATGGGCTACAACGCGCACGAGGTTGTGGGGCGCAATCCGATGGAATACGCCATGCGTCCGGGCGACAAACCATCCGATGAAACGATCCGCAATTTTCGCTATCGCCGGGATGATCCCAACTGGGGTCGGCTGTCGCTTTATCGCAATGTCCGCAAGGATGGGCAGGAGTTTTGGAACCAGATCAGGGTGTCGTTTCATCAAGACGACGACGACGGCGAATACGTTATTTTGGTGTGCCGCGATGTCAGCGCAGAGGTTGACCGCGAAGAGGCGTTGCGCAAGCAATCAGCAAAGCTGGCCCATGTGGCCGCCCATGATGATCTGACCGGTGCCGCAAACCGACCCCACATGATGCAATTTACCACCGATGCCCTGACGCAAGCCAAGGACAACGGGGCACGCATCGGGCTTTTGCAGATCGACCTTGATAAGTTCAAAGACGTCAACGACACCTATGGGCACTCTGCCGGTGACGCCGTGTTGCGTCACATCACGGATCAGATCTCGCGTACTTTGCGCAAAACCGATCTGCTGGCGCGGATGGGCGGCGACGAATTTGTCGCAGTCTGCACGCAACTCAGCTCAATTGAAGAGCTCCGGAAGCTGGGTGTCGCCTTGGTTGACAGCGTGCGCACGCCATTGACGTTTGAAGGGAACACCATCGTGCCTTCGATCAGCATTGGCGCGGCCATGTCAGAACCTGACGCGTCTTCCGTTGATGATCTGCTGAAAAAAGCCGACCTTGCCCTTTATGAGGTTAAGCGCGCCGGACGCGGACATGTTGCCGTTTATGACGCCACCCTGCACAAATCCGTGCAGCGCAAGTCACGTAGGTCTGATGAATTGCAGCGTGCAATCTTGAATGATCAAATTTCCTTTGATTTTCAGCCCACAATCGATATCGCTACTGGCCGCATCTGCTCGCTCGAGGCGTTGGCACGCTGGACAGATGAGGACGGTGTGACCCACCTTCCCGACGATTTCCTGGGGATGGCCAAGGACATGGGCAACCTTGCCCAGATTGACGCTGCTGCCCTGACCGCCGCGGCGACAATGCAAGCGCGTCTGACGACCGAAGGATTTGAGCACATCATCACCGGCTTTAACGCATCAGAGGATTTCTTTGCCCACACCGACTTTATGGCGGATCTTGGCACCGCCTTGCGTCGCACCGGGGCCGATCAGCAGCAATTGCGCATCGAACTGCCGCAGACGCTGGTTTTTGACGCCCTTGCTGGGGATACCGCCAAACTGTCGGTCATTGAATCCCTGCATGACAACAACTTTGCCACTATCCTCGACAGCTTCGGCGCTGGCTTTGCGGGTCTTTTGCAAATTGGCGCGCTCAACATGTCAGGGTTCAAAACGGCGCGGCAACTGACCGATGATTTGTCGCGTGACACGAATGCCCAAAAGGCGCTGCGAATGATCAATGAACTCGCTGCCGACATGTCTCTGTCCGGCATCGTCATGGGCATTGAAACGCAAGAGGGCTTTGACGCACTTGGCCGGACCGGCGCCAAATTTGCACAAGGCAACTGGATCGCGCCACCAATTCCGGCCGCCGAGATCGTGGATTGGCTGCGCGCGCACCAAGCCGCTGATGGCGCGGCCACCATCCTGCATCGGCAATTGCCCCCGGACCAACGCATCGCTATCTAGACGCTAACATCTTTTGCAAAGTGAGCGTCGCACATGGCCAGCTATCAATTCGTCTATTTCATGGATGGCGTTTCCAAGACCTATCCTGGTGGCAAGAAAGTCTTTGAAAACATTCGCCTGAACTTTCTGCCCGGCGTCAAGATTGGCGTTGTGGGCGTGAACGGCACCGGTAAATCCACACTGATGCGGATTATGGCCGGCCAGGATAAGGATTTCGCCGGTGAGGCATGGGCCGCCGAAGGGGCCCGTGTCGGCTATCTGCCACAGGAACCCGAACTCGACCCTGCGCTAAGCGTGCGCGAAAACGTCATGTTGGGCGTGGCCGAAAAGAAGGGCATCTTGGACCGCTACAATGAACTGGCGATGAATTACTCCGAAGAAACCGCCGACGAGATGGCGAAGCTTCAGGATGAGATTGACGCCCAGAACCTTTGGGACCTCGACGCACAAATCGACGTCAGCATGGAGGCATTGCGCTGCCCCCCCGACGACGCGTCGGTGGACACGCTTTCGGGTGGTGAAAAGCGGCGGGTTGCCTTGTGCAAATTGTTGCTTGAAGCGCCGGACATGCTTTTGCTTGACGAACCGACCAACCATCTGGACGCCGAAACCATCGCGTGGCTGCAACAGCACCTGATTGATTACAAAGGCACAATCCTGATCGTGACCCACGATCGCTATTTCCTGGACGCGATCACCGGTTGGATCCTGGAACTCGACCGCGGGTCGGGCATCCCGCACGAAGGGAACTATTCCAGCTGGTTGGAGGCAAAGGCAAAGCGGCTGGAAAAAGAAGCCAAAGAGGACAAATCCAAGCAGCGCACGCTGGAACGCGAGTTGGAGTGGATGCGCCAAGGTGCCAAGGCCCGGCAGGCGAAATCGAAAGCACGGATACAGGCCTACAACGAACTGGCCAGCCAATCCGAACGCGACAAAGTCGGTCGCGCTCAGATCATCATTCCCAACGGCCCGCGCCTTGGCTCAAAGGTGATCGAAGTCGCGAACCTGAAAAAGGCGATGGGCGATAAGTTGTTGATCGAGGATTTGACATTTGACCTGCCGCCGGGCGGTATTGTCGGTGTGATTGGGCCTAACGGCGCAGGTAAATCTACGCTTTTCAGCATGTTAACCGGCCAAACCGAACCTGATGAGGGCACCGTTGGTTATGGTGACACGGTCAAGCTGGCCTATGTCGACCAGTCCCGCGATGCCCTGAACCCAGATGCGACCGTCTGGGAAGAGATCACCGGCGGCGCTGAGATTATCGAACTGGGCGACGCCAGCATGAACAGCCGCGCCTATTGCTCTGCCTTTAATTTCAAAGGTGGCGACCAGCAGAAAAAGGTCGGGCTTTTGTCAGGTGGCGAACGCAACCGCGTCCATATGGCAAAGTTATTGAAATCCGGCGGCAACGTTCTGCTGCTTGACGAACCGACAAACGATCTTGACGTTGAAACGCTGCGCGCACTCGAAGACGCGTTGTCCAGCTTTGCGGGATGTGCCGTGGTCATCAGCCACGACCGCTTTTTCCTCGACCGGATCTGCACGCACATTCTTGCCTTCGAAGGCGACGCGCATGTCGAATGGTTCCAAGGCAATTTTGAGGACTACGAAGAAGACAAGAAAAGCCGCCTTGGCGCCGACGCGATGGAACCAAAGCGCATGAAACATAAAAAGTTTGTGCGATGATCCAAGGGGTTATCGCCGGGGCCGTATTTGCGGCCATGCTGTGGCTGTTTGACTTGTCACTTGCAGCGGGCGCGCATCCGTTCTGGGCTTCCAAGGTGGTCTGGATCGGCGCGCCCATTGGTCTTTTGGCCTTTGTGATCAGCAAATTCCTTTCGCCGATACAGCAGATCCTGATCAGCGTGGTCCTTGCCGCGCTGGCCCTTGTCGCTGCTGTACAGGGTAAGGCAATCTTTGCTGCGTCCTTTGCTGAAAACGCGCTGGCGGGTCAGGCGTGGTTCTTTGGCTGGATCGCCACATGCGCAGCCCTGACCGCCCTTGTGGCAAGCATCGCCCGGATGATGAGCGCACGCTGATTACCACAGTTTTTCCTTATACGCTTCACCTTTTCCTCACCATTTCCTGCCAAATTCCTCGCCAACAGGTCAGGGACCGCAGTGCAGAATGCACCGCATTCCCGCAACCACGTAGGCATAACATGGGATTGGTTCTTTTCGGCGGCACAATCGGATTGTTCAGCGCTTTGTGCTGCGCTCTTTTTGGTGACATCACTTGGGGTGAGGCGGCCTTGGTTTATTGGATCACCGGCACTGCGGCACCGCTTTTGCATGCAACATTCGGCGTCATGGCCCCGGCCGTAGCAGAACCGCCCCGATCTTGAGCGTCTGAGCGGCCCGCCACACCTTACTTCGTGCAAAATCCACGGATTTACAGTAGATTCGCATCCATTTTTGCAGCAAACTTGACACATAGTCTGGCGACAAACTGCTGAAAACGCAGATTATTTGCGATCGCCTTGCTTTTACCCCGCAGGAGATCATACTTAGCGGGCTACGTTACTTCTATCGACCACTGCACCTGAGAACGGCCCAGTCCTTCGATCCAGCAATGACGAGCCGTCCCGCTGCACTCCCGCGAGCGGAAAATCAGGAGAAACGACATGGCCTCAGGCACTGTCAAGTGGTTCAACACCACAAAAGGTTACGGATTTATTGCACCCGACGGTGGCAGCAAGGACGTATTTGTTCATATTTCGGCTGTTGAGCGGTCCGGTCTGACCGGTTTGAAGGACGACCAGAAGGTCAACTTCGACATCGAAGCCGGGCGCGATGGCCGCGAAAGCGCGATCAATCTGACCCTCGCCGACTAACGCAAAAGGGCGCCCCAACGGGCGCCCTTTTCAATTCAATCCGCAAGGACAAAGGTCACTTTCAGCACCACTCGGTAGCTGGTGATCTTGCCGTCGTCGACGGTCACTTTCTGGTCCGCGACCCAGGCCCCCTTGATCCCCTTCAATGTCTTTGATGCGCGCTTGATGCCGTTTTCGACCGCGTCGTCAAACGACTTGCTGGATTCGCTGATGATTTCCGTGACTTTTGCGACAGACATGGCTGTTTCCTTTTTTCGTTGTCCCACCACCACCCTACCCTAAGGTGCGGTCCAGTCCACATCTGACGCCTCGGAAACCACCAGCCCACCATCGCGAAACGGCACC
This window contains:
- a CDS encoding DUF4864 domain-containing protein, whose amino-acid sequence is MRFFAMILAFWAFAVPVQAQDNKAIEDVIGQQLQAFTDRDVAAAWEHASPMIQGMFGNSARFGQMVEQGYPMVWDNRDAAFMELEGSGQLVLQKVFIRDAEGAGWVLSYAMLETDAGWKINGVSVVPAPELSA
- a CDS encoding peptidoglycan-binding protein; translation: MSILKRGMKGAPVKRLQEKLGIDADGAFGPGTERALKDYQKANDLVVDGIAGPDTFTVIGLPELILLRVGSRGEAVKLLQMDLGIEADGKFGPGTKKAVQAFQTAKGLPADGIAGPNTLSQMLMFAGMMTPQTVKLAEVKPEEEHFESEPLPEVKGVEPVKGEAVEVAETSEEKSVWGKVKGWFG
- a CDS encoding DNA alkylation repair protein, whose product is MTQTDKARNILAQIDPVAPKMGAIKSLATAIKKDHALATELWAGGGFGPRLLALLIMDKMQLGQPAIEALADDMARHSNDERDKLSEWLLAHQLTKAKKTAALIETWQDHPSPVLRRLYWYHQARLRWTGKIPPNNTAALMAKLTSDLGSEDPQVQWAMNFTAGQIGIYNDAFRDACIKLGERTGLYKGDPVARGCTPNYLPEFIAIERAKLQ
- a CDS encoding lysine--tRNA ligase, translating into MTSLREAAMNSKAWPFEEARRLLKRVEASGKDHVLFETGYGPSGLPHIGTFGEVLRTTMIRRAFEVISDIPTKLICFSDDLDGMRKVPGNVPQQDMLAEHMHKPLTSVPDPFGEFESFGHHNNAMLRRFLDTFGFEYEFYSAREFYRSGQFDEVLKRAAERYDDVMKVMLKSLREERAATYSIFLPIHPETGRVLYVPMKNVDPVNHTVTFDDEDGREWTLPVTGGNVKLQWKPDFGARWAALDVDFEMYGKEHATNTAIYDRICEILGGKKPEHFSYELFLDENGQKISKSSGNGISIDEWLTYASTESLSYFMYLKPKTAKRMHFDVIPKAVDEYHQQLRAYADQDTAARTNNPVFHIHGHNVPASDMVVPFAMLLNLASVSGAEDKDTLWGFIQRYAPDASAEKNPQMDQAAGFAVRYYNDFVKPTKVYRAPDEKERAAMEDLVARLKAWDGGLDAEALQSEVFAVGKAHDFDPLRSWFTALYEVLLGASQGPRFGGFIALYGVDETIALIEGRLAEA
- a CDS encoding tellurite resistance TerB family protein; the encoded protein is MTIEHPMSAQDALAALMFAMSASDADIRTAELVKINNAINNLPVFADYDTDHLSRLTQLVFDLFEQEDGLEALFGLVRECLPEKLYETAYALSCDVAAADGAIGEAEARLLEEIRYELNIDRLHAAAIERGARARHMTL
- the dacB gene encoding D-alanyl-D-alanine carboxypeptidase/D-alanyl-D-alanine-endopeptidase yields the protein MTTKLTRRAMIAGLSLFGSTALANAPLTSLRPQARQSNLPRVRPRARLSTADMIAAAGLDGQVGFVIADAETGEILEAIDGATARPPASVTKAVTALYAIEALGGDYRFKTTVYGTAPIMNGALDGDLILAGGGNPNLLTDDLYALSETLEATGLKEVTGKFLVWGGALPGVEEIDDTQLDHLGYNPAVSGLNLNFNRVHFEWKREGSSYAVAMDARSETLRPPVSIARMRLADRTSPVYAYQDGGGVDQWTVARGALGKAGSRWLPVRYPALYAGDVFRTFMKDHGLDLPVATRIPTLPDAQVLADHESDSLTGVMRAMLRFSTNLTAEAAGMTASAALTGQRRGLRTSALGMTRWATARAGITPAFVDHSGLGDQSRISASDMVTLLNAQDVRGRLSPILKSITMRDSEGRPIKDAPGDVRAKTGTLNFVSTLAGYLTTSGGRTLSFAIFAADLDARARGKAAGDEQPAGSITFNTKAKRLQQDILQRWALMGDLGGT
- a CDS encoding nicotinate-nucleotide adenylyltransferase, whose translation is MRQDFPVARRGQVIGLLGGSFDPAHQGHVQITQAALKRFGLNRVWWLVTPGNPLKTNGPAPLPVRLQAARAVMQHPDVVVTDIEARIGTRFTAETLGALQQMYPGVRFVWLMGADNLVQFHRWQSWRQIMENVPVGVLARPGDRVPARLSKAARVYRCAKIPARGSRLLARADAPAWCFVNLPMNAQSSTAIRRRGEWVASA